CTGGTCATATCGCCTCGGATGGTGAGAGAGCTGAAGTGATCAAAACTATGGAGTCCCAGCTTCCGGAGGCGCCTTGCAGCGGCCCGGTAGCACTTCCAGGGCTGTGGCTCCACAAGTAGGTACTGGCAGACAGAGGAGAGATGGGCCAGGAACTCCCACAGACCATGGTCCCCATGGTTCAGATGAATCCACATGGTCACTGACATGCAGAAGACAATGTCAAAAACAGAACGCCCAAACTGGTTCAGGAAAGAACTCAAGGGAACCTTCCTGTCCCTTTGATCCATGATGTCCAGGGTGATAAAGGTGAAAGCATCGGGAAAGGGACATTCTTTTTCAGCTCTCTCCACAAGGACTGGGTCTATATCACAGCAGAGGAGGCGGAGGTCTCTGGAGGCACCTGAGCAGGGCTCCCCATCACGCAGGCAAAGGAAATGTTTGTATAGAGCCACACTCAGGTCCTAGAGGAATCCAAAAGAGCCTTGTCACTGGGAAAGAAATCTCATCTTTTGAGACTGCCACTTAACCTCTGACTGTACCGCAGGCTGGTAACATAATAATCTAAAGTGGCTACAGCTTTTTATGAGCAGCCTCTTAGCGCCCTCCAGGGGCTGCAGGCTGTAATGCACCTGCCTTATACCCTctatctaatttttatttttatttattttttgagttactcTTAAGTGgttcatgctggcctcaaactcactatatggctgaggatggccttgaactcctgatcctcctcccgtctctgcctcctgagtgctggattacatGCATGCACCATGCCTGGCCAGCTAGAATCCTGACACTGGCAATAGATTGAGTTGTGCAGTTGGAAGTTATAGCCTAAATGATGTGCCAAAGGCAGCAAAAGGCCCACATTAGTGTTTTCCAGCTTAAACAACATATTGGCAAACTCATCGTCTTTTTCTGGGTGTCTCATATCCTAGGGAAAGGAGTTTAGAAGTATGAGTGGTGTCCCTTATCAGGAAGGTGGTGACTACAGCAAGCATCATCTTGTAAAAATCTGTCTCTCAGCCTTCAGCTCTGCAGCCTTCACTCCCATGGTCTGAGCTTTCACTACCTCCAGTCATTGTCAGTCTTTCTAGCTGTGTGTACCAACATGATTCTTACCATCTTAGCAGGCTTCTGACTCTCAAACAAGGCACCATCTCATTCCTTTCTAACTAACCAGTTATGGAATCACTGCAACTAATTCTAACATGTTTTATACAGCTTCTTCCATGGTGacttctattctttttttctttttcttttcttttttttttttgttttttcaagacagggttcctggaactagcttgtagaccaggctggtctcgaactcacagagatccgcctgcctctgcctcccaagtgctgggattaaaggcgtgtgccaccaacgcccggccggtGACTTCTATTCTTGTCTCTGCAGCTTTTCACATAGGTGAAAAACATGCACCATGGAAACCACTCAGATGTTCACGAACAGCAGCACGGGCAAGTAAGAATACCAGCCATTAAGACAGAATACTAgccaatggtggcacacacctttaatcctagcacccaagatgcagaggctggcagatctctgagttcgaggccaggctggtctacagagtggattccaggacagccagagctacacagagagaaatcttgtctctaaaaaccaaagggggaaaagATGGAACATTAGTAACAGTGTAAAGTTGAGGAACTTGGCTTAATGCACCAAACTAGAATATTTAATTCTACTACTGACTGAATTTTCAATTCAATATGACTGACTAGAAAATCAAGTCACAATGAAAATATATAGCAcgattccttttttgtttttaaactagtctcactatacagaccaggctggtctctaattgTCTGTGActctcctgctgcagcctcttAAATGCTGGTATCACAGGCATGTACTGCCATACTGgacaaaatatacatatatatatataatatatatatatatatatatatatatctcgaCGTGGGAAtgctaaattattattatttagggaTAGAAAAGGAGTAAGATATTATCAAAAGCAAGGCAATAATAGGCCAGTTGACACCTGTGGGTAAAGAAGAGCTTTTCTAAATAGGAAACGGCATATAAAGAATTTTTGTGGTACtgacaatgctttttttttttttttttactgtgacaATGGTCATAGAAGTGTTGCCTTATAATCATAAAGTATAGACTTGTGTCTTATGTACTTTTATGAGGGTATAGAATAATTAACAAAAAACTGCAAGAGTTTTGGACCAAGGTTATTTACTTATCTAAAGACACATGGCCATAACCTTAGGCTACATTAAATTCCTTTTTCCACACcagacttttctttaaaaaaaaattacattatgtGTATGCACGTGTCTTGGTGCTTACATAggccatatgtgtgcaggtgcccggagaggccagaagagatctGTTCCCTAggaactgaggttacaggtggttgtgagctgtccaacaAGGGTACGGGGAACTgacagggcctctggaagagcagcaagcactctgaaGAGCTGAGCTGAATCTCAGGCACCCCTCCCTTCTGCCTTTAATGGTATACAAGTCATCCAGGGAGTCAACTTAAAGCACAGACATGGCTTAGTGGATTCCGGGAAAGGCTGAGAGTCTGCATTTCTCATGTTATTGTTGTAAATCACACTTGAAGGCACAAGAACCTACACCACACCGCCAaatttccttccctcctcccgtCTGAtcctgtgtgtttgaggccagcatggtctacacgtATGGGgggcagagtgagaccctatgtaaaattaaaaaaaaaaaatgcctatttGGGAACAACTGCATTAGTCAATTGCAACTGTGTCATTTCTATTGTGTTTTTATATACACTGCTTTCAACTTTAAAATCTTTGGTGGTTTCCGGGTTCTTTTCAGGAAATCTTCTTATCTGTTTTCCTATATTAAAGTTTGCAAGAGACACAGGGACACAAAGCCGATCTGCTTCTATCCAAAGCTCTACTCAGCTGAGCCCCTCCGTCTTCCTACCAATGTctctttttttgtagtttttggaAACCAGGTCTTAtaaagcccaggctagccttgaacttgcaggaACGCTCACCCAAGTCTTTCCCGAGTGCTTTCATTTCATGAGGGCAACCCGACTTCTGCCATCATCAGAATGAAGATCTCTATATCCCTCTATCTCCCACTCTGGAGTGGTGGGCATCGGTCCTAACTTTGGAAGCACTTGCAATCATGGGGTAAAACTGCCTGCTCCATTGAGATATCACAGTGGCGCCccgcagtggtggcgcacgcctttaatcccagcactcgggaaacaggcagtcggatctctggaggctagcctggtctacagtgcgagtgccaggtcaggttccaaagctacagaaaagccctgcctcgaaaaacaaataaaaaataaatgaatttaaaaaaaaaaaaacaccagtgactACAAATAGGTGAGACTGGCATTTCCTTATTTTGCATGTGGTTTGACTATAACCATTACATACCTGAAAACACTTTGCGGTGGGCAGGGTGGTTACCGCCACCCTCCTCTGGCAGAAtgatctattttctttcttgatcCTCTCTACTCTTCACTGCTGTACTCTGTTAGCACAAGTTTAAGTAAATATGTACCTGGCTCCAGGTCTGGCCTGCACTGTATATCTGGAGCCTTAAATTTCAGACATGATTCTGTCAACCTGGCTCTTCTCTTCTAGGAACCAATGTTCCCAGATGTGGGCCTCTCGTTTCCCAGCAAAGCAGGAGAGGAGGCAAACGCCGGAAGTCCAGATTAGACGGTCCTCCTCCCCCGCGGTCGGCGGGAATTTGGAATGAATTTGTGGATTACTCAAAATCCCTGACTCGGTGGAAGGGCCCGAAGGGAGGGCTGGGAAGTGCACGTGTCTGTCAATGCTATACTTTAAAAGCCCACTTTGGGCAACCTTTGGTGCCACGACCAGGCCAGAAGAACCACGCGGGAGGTGGAGGCGACAACTGCTTGGCTCCCAGCGCTCCGATCCCTCCCGCATCACTCACCCCGGAGTTACACCCCACGTCGAGCCCCAGGATCGGCCTCTTCTCGCGACCCTCGGGAGGGAAGAGCTGTAGCAGAAGCTCCGGGGGTAAAAGGCAGAGCCTTTGCTCGGGAGGGTGGAAGCGAGAATAATGAGGGAAATTTCCGAACGGGGCAGCCCCGGGTTTCAGAGCTCCCGGATTCTCAGTCTCCACGGTCTCGTCTGCTGCCAGCTTGTCAGTCGCCGCCATCAGCCTCGGTCCCTGGGTCCGGGCGGAACCGGAAGCCCGGAACCTGCGGCGGCGGGTGAAGGCGAGCGCAGTGCCAGTGCGCGTGCGCTTATGGGGAGGTCAGAAGGATAGTGAGTTTAGGTAGGGGAGAAAGACCCCTGGGCTTTCTAGAGGCCGCGATCCTACTGGAAGTCGCGATCATTCATCCCCTATTTCTTAATGGACTTGCCCAAGTTGAGGTTGCAACTTGAGCCAACCGACCAAAACAAGGAGTTTATTGGGGGCTTGGAAGTCAAGTTAGTcctatttccttttgtttcaaaTGCACAGAGCAAGACCCAAAAGACAGACATTAGTTGTCTGGGGTAGGGTGAGGAGCGTGTGTGTCCCATCACACGATGAGACTGTGACACAGGAACTTGAACCTGGTTTAGTAAGAGGTAGCTGGAAGTTGTAGGTCACTTGTAGTGCCAGAAGACCTGGTGGCCCTGTCTGTCTTGAGGGACAGGCAGATATAATATCCGTACCCGGCACTCCAAAGGATGGACTTGCAACATTGATAGTTTACAGCCTTGAATCTCCTATACTTATATTAACCCTGATGCTTGCACATCAGTGACCACGCCGTATCTATTTGGGCACAATAGATGGAACGGAGAAAGGAGTTAAATTGAAAGAGATGTGATGAGATGGAGTTAGACAAAAAGTGGGCTGAGGGCTGTagagatagttcagtcagtaaatgCTGTGTAAGCACGTGGACCTGCGTTCAAACACTCAACACCCACATAATGAGCCAGGTGTGgcg
This DNA window, taken from Cricetulus griseus strain 17A/GY chromosome 2, alternate assembly CriGri-PICRH-1.0, whole genome shotgun sequence, encodes the following:
- the Bcdin3d gene encoding RNA 5'-monophosphate methyltransferase, whose product is MAATDKLAADETVETENPGALKPGAAPFGNFPHYSRFHPPEQRLCLLPPELLLQLFPPEGREKRPILGLDVGCNSGDLSVALYKHFLCLRDGEPCSGASRDLRLLCCDIDPVLVERAEKECPFPDAFTFITLDIMDQRDRKVPLSSFLNQFGRSVFDIVFCMSVTMWIHLNHGDHGLWEFLAHLSSVCQYLLVEPQPWKCYRAAARRLRKLGLHSFDHFSSLTIRGDMTSQIVRILTQDHAMELVRCFGNTSWDRSLLLFRAKRTTETHPIPE